The following is a genomic window from Patagioenas fasciata isolate bPatFas1 chromosome 1, bPatFas1.hap1, whole genome shotgun sequence.
ggaactgactgtactactccacatgacagactaagcaaagcattatatgtcttgaactttttacgccttccgcaagggttcaacattccacctatgatttgtcatggaacaagcttaaaaggacacttgacagaccttagagaaaatcagtgtcaggtcaaaatacgcaatggagttactggtgaatgggagggtcctttccaattaataacttggggaaagggttatgcttgtgtcattacagaccaaggatcaaaatggattcctgcgaaatggatcaagccatggctgaataaagacaacaaagattcgacagatgcagaaggacaggagggagataagttgtgagaattgtctcaaatgtaaaccatgaattcttattcagtgttatagatgctcttagactcagtggtctaaaagcttattagtaaacagataaggtaccttccatagagaatgctaatttgaacagatagtaagagttccaaaagggtgatattacaattagataatctatgcatagataaggtaaaagtataagttatttctaccatggtaacctaatttagcaactggtaaggttttaaaagagatattaagattaagctatagatcttttaaataggttaatataagttttaagatattaattcaataattagcatatgaataggttaatataagttttaagatattaagtcaataattagcatatgctgatggtattaagtacgttactctataaactgcgcagttatagatcttttaggaatttaagagaatatgttgtattaagttgtctgactattctaaaatagtgcattggtaaggttgtcataagtagaattaaggctttatatatgatatgaaggtttgagtataagcagatagttgtttaatcttattaagtaaggtttagctacattatatgtaattgtaattatgttgttaatcacgtgtcctatgttgcagtgtatttcaaagacgattcagcatgctgtttaaggggcctgactagttcaagaacaaaaagggggaattgtgaaggggtttcgttagaaggagatatgttgttgaattagtcaggcccaaaggaatctcaaggccacttcaagaagctgagaacagaatctgctgtgagaaagaggggcgtttcttcattaacagggcctcagcatggcgtgagtcgacggacctatcatcggtggggctccagcgtgtggactgcccatgatactcctttagcgaatccatccttggagcgtggattcgtgattagagaatagttgcatatataaggagacatgcttctgtaataaatggctttggcgtgattcacattgaatcggagtgctgagtcctttatcgttccaacaggctAGCAGCCCCACAATGGCCCCGGCTGGTCGGGGCCATCTTGAGATAGCAGTGGGTGCTCATCCTGGACACACACGAGCAGAACTCTGCCTTGTTCTCCACCCTCCTGCAGAACAAACAGGAACAGATATGATGACTTAACAGCCAAAGGCACCTCTGAGTGAGCTCTGCAGGGAggaactgcagcagcagcacacgcTAGAAATCACCAAAGGAAATGATGATGGCTCGTCATAGAGAACTCTCTGCTGAGGGCCACCAAGGCACCTGTTTGTCAGCCCAGCAGGGAATTGTGTGACATTTGCTGCCTTCCAGGTGCTGAGGTCTGGGATGCTACAACTTGTTAGGAACTTGGGCCATTATCCATTATTGCTGTTTCACGTGGGCTAAAGTGTCAGGGCAATGTGGAACCTGGGCAGAACCAAGCAAGGCTGCAAAACATTAGGGGTGCAGTTCAAAGGGATGAGTGCTCAAGTTATCGTTTCTGTTTTCCCCAGTCAGAGGaaagggtgcaggcaggagcagacaCATTAGGTGAGTCAACACTTGGCTACTTGGCTGGCGCTGCCACCGGGGTTGTGGCTTTCACGATGATGGGACGCACAGTGATGACTCTGACCTGCGAGGGGGAGACGGGACCCGTCCGAgtagaaaaggcaaaggaatgtTTGCCAACAGCCACCCTGCCTGATCCCCCCGGTATGTCCCGCCGTGTCTCGGTGCCCCCCGCTCCCAGGACTCCATTTCCCGGCATGCCTTGCGCCACCCAGCTCCCCCGCCGGGCGCTCTCCCGGTCACCCGCCCGGTGACCGCACGGCCCCCTCGTTCCGGCTGCCGCCCGCCCCCGAGCCACCCCCGGCCTGGTGGGACCCGGCACCAGCGTCGCGCCCCCCGCAGCTTCGGGCAGCGGCGGCTGCAGCACCGGCGGGGTGAGGCACCCGTGAGGCCAGGGCTGGCGGGCAGGGCCAGGGGCCGCAAGGACAcagcggtgctgccggtgcccgcccccccgagccgagcggggcggagcggcaggactacacctcccgtgctgcaccggcggcgggcggccctcccgggctgacgctgccggcggctcccggcgccgcctttgtccgtgccgggctggcggcgcggccccggcgcaggtaggggcggcgggcggccccgggaggggaccccggccccgacggcctctcccgtgctctcccctccgccggccgccccccagccctgccggacccccccggactccccttagggcccggctccccccggcgcTCCGGCCTTTCCCCGGCTCGCCGCGTGGCCCCCGTGCAACGCGGACACGCTGCTCCGTGTCCCAGCCGCCCGGGCCCCCTGGATCCGGCCCTGGCGGCTCCGGCTGCCCCTCTTGTGGTGTAggcgtcctggttttgttaaaaacaagaccagttctcttttagtgattttttcctttttagctaCATTCCTCTAGGTGGCTCTACTTCTCTGGATTTTTGCCCGCATGTTTTTCCTCGGATGCTGCACTCGGTGCGGTAAGAGACCAACGGAGCGCTGAGGAAGCTCatgtttgcatttattactatgatagccaagaaagactgataagttttcccacgttttGCTGTGAGAGGGGCGGGTTCAGAGAGGGGTGGACGGAACACGTGACTTAAATTGTCCAATTGACTATTCCATCCCAtgatcgtcataccccctatataagagcgTGATGACGAGGCTCTTTTGGCTCTTTGATCATGgtcggcatctagagaggaccttgtctgtctgtctgagatTCTACAGgactcaggccctgcatccctgcagccaCTTTCTGGTTTGCCCGAGACATCtgggggctggagctgcagctgctggagccgccagctccacacgcccagctctgccactgctggagtgacgccaccTCCACATTGAgcattcaagattgattttgtatattttgtatatatattttctatttattagtagcatcagtcaaaccctttaaaactttccaacttgaagtcttaagtctcttttccttccctgttgtcttccctatcatctttctgatctagaGGAGAGGGGTGATGGGAGGTAGGGAGGTAACAGGTAGCGTCTGCCAAGGTTttttgccaccttgccttaaacggTGACAGTAGGGGAGCAAGATTTGGGTACTCGGGAGCTTCCAAAACTCTTCGTGGCTCTTTCTCAGCTTTGCCTCGAGCTTGCACGATGCTATTTGGGTCGATCCTTTTCCCGTAGCTGTGAAGGCTCAGggtgcagggaaggcagctgtgggcaggtgagAGAACTTGTGCCCCTGATTTTTCATGAAAATGTTGTGCTTGCAGGGACCATCTGTCCTCGCTGCTCCTGTGCGGCTGGTGACGGGACAGGCACCTCGTGTGGAATCCAGAGCATCCCGCCTCCCTCTTCCCGGATCAATACCTGCAGGGGCCTCCATCTCCCCGCCGAGAGCAGCGACGCGccgggctccaggctgctgcggcaaggtgggggtcaggcacggccccggctctggggacaccatgggctgGGATTGCCGTGCTTGGTTCCATGGTGCAGCAGCTGCAAAACACCCGCGGAACCAGCCAGGGTGACAGTCCAGTTGGTGTGAGGCGGTGTGGGAGAGCCGTGCTTTGAGACCCGGTGCGGTGCAGGGTGCTCCCATTCCTGCCTGCTGAGCCGCACCACAAACAGGGCCAGGCCATGTGTCACGGTGCTGTGCCCAGGCCCAGAGAGTGATGTGGCTTGTGGTGCGATGGGGAGACAGGGCACAGTCTTAGCTGCGCTGGCATAGGTCCCTAATCTGGCATAGGCAGAGGAAACCTGCCTGGGGGCCTCTAAGCTTTGTCCCtcacccagcacagctggtggggTGGCCCTCCATACAGGGTGGGGGAGGGCCACTTGCAGCAAGTCTGAGCGAGTCACAAGTGCTGTGGTGACCTTGCTGTGCCATCCAGCTGTGCCACCGCCTCCCCTTTGCCCTCACCCTTCCTGTTCATGGGATGCTCCAAGATCTCCCTGGCACTGCCAGGGCCCCGGTGCCAGTGGCAGGATTTTGGCAGAAGTGGCTTAGCAAATGTGTGGTTCAATGTGCTGAGGTGAGTGTTGCTTCTTGCTGCAGATGTCGGTGACGTTTGAGGACGTGGCGCTCTACTTCTCCCCCGAGGAGTGGGCAAAGCTGTCGGGCTGTCAGCGGCAGCTctaccgggaggtgatgctggagaacTACGAGATGGTCGCCTCGCTGGGTGAGGACTCTCTCGTGATGTTGGGCTGGGGTCGAGCTGGAATTCACCTCTTTAACTGAGCTGGAACCCTTGAACAGGAAAATCCAGCTCTCACCATTGCTGCCCGAGTGGTTGTGATTGCATGTTTgaccctgccaggcagcctcctgtggAGAGCAGTTATGGAGAAGAGAATGGGATGGGTTCAGATGCGATGGGATAAGATGGGATGAAGCCTGTTCTGGGGTTTGACCCACCTCTTTGTACACATATTCTTCCTCATTTCCAGTTTAAACCTCCCTGGGgtagctttgagccgttcccaggCATCCTGTTTACAGGAGAGTGGCTGAGGTGACAAGGGCAAGATGAGACTGTAGGTGCAGGGACAGTCAGGACAAAGCAGCAGCCTGACaggagcaggagagaggagcggggtgggggggatgctggggctgtgggtgcggggccggtgctgctgtcccggcagtgcgggagagggggcttctcTCTGTGCCCCGGACAGGCTGGGCCAGCGACAAACCAGAGATCATCTGCAAGATGGAGCGAGAAGAGACACCGTGTGTGCCAGAGCCCCCTCGGGACTGgcagaggcaccagagccctgtggCAGGTGGGTACCAGGGTTTTCGTGGGGAAGCTGGGGCATTCAGGGTGCACTGTCCCCTTGCCCCAGGTGATCCATGTGCCTGAGAAGGTGCAAGGCTGGCCAGGTGCCCGTGCTGGTCcccatggggaggggtcccaCCTGACCATCCTGTCATTGACCGtggtctctcctccccagcagccgTCAGCCCTGGGATGCAGAGGGAGACCGAGCGGGTTCCTGAGGGGCTGCCAGAACCCACCGCCCTGCTCCCGGGGATGCCAAACCCTGACGTGAGGTGTCAGGAGGGCTCAGCCTGTGGACAGCCAGGCGGGAGCCAGATGGTCTGGGTAgggctcccccatccctcctccctcccagaacCCCAGCCATTCAGGAAGAGCCAGCGCAGCCCAGAGtgcaacaagagcttcaaaaacCAGATGTCGCTGGATGCCCACGTGCAGAGCCACATGCGTGAGCGTCCCTTCCACTGCACTGACTGTGACAAGAGCTACATCTACAAACAGCACCTGCTGAATCACCAGCGTGTGCACAAGggtgagaagccctttgcctgtggtgactgcggcaagagcttcaaAGAGAAGTCGACCCTCATCACCCACCAGCGCACACACAccagggagaagcccttcacctgcactgactgtggcatCAGCTTCAGGGATAATGCGAACCTCAGGGTCCACCAGCGTATCCACACaggggagaggccctttgcctgCACCAGCTGTGGCAAGAGGTTCGTCCGGAGGCACCACCTGCTGCGTCACCagtgcatccacactggggagaagcccttcacctgcaccgagTGCAGGAAGAGCTTCGAGGCGAAGTCGAATCTCATTGTCCACCAGCACATCCATACTGGGGAGacgcccttcacctgcactgagtgtggcaagagcttcagagcAAAGGAGACCCTCATCACCCACCACCACATCCACAATGGAGAGAAGCCCTTTGCATGCACCAACTGTGGCAAGCGGTTTGTCCAGAGGCACCACCTATTGAATCACCAGCTCAGCCACACTGAGGAGAAGCCCTTCAGCTGCATAAACTGTGGCAAGAACTTCAGGGGGACGAAGAGCCTCATCatgcaccagcgcatccacacaggggagaagcccttcacctgcacctaTTGTGGCAAGAACTTCAGGGCAAAGGAGACCCTCATCACCCACCAGctcatccacactggggagaagcccttcacctgcaatgactgtggcaagagcttcagggagaagaagaacctcatcatccaccagcgcactcacactggggagaagccctttgcctgcactgactgtggcaagagcttcggGGAGAAGAAGAACCTCATcgtccaccagcgcatccacactggggagaagccctttacCTGCATGGAatgcggcaagagcttcagggtGAAGACGACCCTCAGAATCCATGAGTGTATCCACAcaggggagaagcccttcacttgCACTGAGTGTGGCAGGAGTTTCAGGGAGAAGAAGAGCCTCgtcatccaccagcgcatccacactggggagaagcccttcacctgcacctaTTGTGGCAAGAACTTCAGGGCAAAGGAGACCCTCATCACCCACCAGctcatccacactggggagaagcccttcacctgcactgactgtggcaagagcttcagggagaagaagagcctcatcatccaccagcgcactcacactggggagaagccctttgcctgcactgactgtggcaagagctttggGGAGAAGAAGAACCTCATcgtccaccagcgcatccacactggggagaagcccttcacctgcatggaatgcggcaagagcttcagggtGAAGACGACCCTCAGAATCCATGAGTGTATCCACAcaggggagaagcccttcacttgCACTGAGTGTGGCAGGAGTTTCAGGGAGAAGAAGAGCCTCgtcatccaccagcgcatccacactggggagaagccctttgcttgcactgactgtggcaagagaTTTATCCAAAGGGTAAACCTGCGGtctcaccagcgcatccacactggggagaagccctttgcctgcatggactgcggcaagagcttcagggagaaggCGACCCTCAGAATCCATGagtgcatccacactggggagaagcccttcagctGCACCGACTGTGGCAggagcttcagggagaagaagaccctcatcatccaccagcgcactcacaccggggagaagcccttcacctgcaccgagTGCTGtaagagcttcagccagaagagAAGCCTGCTTgggcaccagcgcatccacactggggagaagcccttcacctgcactggctgtggcaagagcttcagggagaagaagaaCCTCATCattcaccagcgcatccacactggggagaagcccttcacctgcacctaTTGTGGCAAGAACT
Proteins encoded in this region:
- the LOC136099695 gene encoding uncharacterized protein isoform X2; the encoded protein is MKMLCLQGPSVLAAPVRLVTGQAPRVESRASRLPLPGSIPAGASISPPRAATRRAPGCCGKMSVTFEDVALYFSPEEWAKLSGCQRQLYREVMLENYEMVASLGWASDKPEIICKMEREETPCVPEPPRDWQRHQSPVAAVSPGMQRETERVPEGLPEPTALLPGMPNPDVRCQEGSACGQPGGSQMVWVGLPHPSSLPEPQPFRKSQRSPECNKSFKNQMSLDAHVQSHMRERPFHCTDCDKSYIYKQHLLNHQRVHKGEKPFACGDCGKSFKEKSTLITHQRTHTREKPFTCTDCGISFRDNANLRVHQRIHTGERPFACTSCGKRFVRRHHLLRHQCIHTGEKPFTCTECRKSFEAKSNLIVHQHIHTGETPFTCTECGKSFRAKETLITHHHIHNGEKPFACTNCGKRFVQRHHLLNHQLSHTEEKPFSCINCGKNFRGTKSLIMHQRIHTGEKPFTCTYCGKNFRAKETLITHQLIHTGEKPFTCNDCGKSFREKKNLIIHQRTHTGEKPFACTDCGKSFGEKKNLIVHQRIHTGEKPFTCMECGKSFRVKTTLRIHECIHTGEKPFTCTECGRSFREKKSLVIHQRIHTGEKPFTCTYCGKNFRAKETLITHQLIHTGEKPFTCTDCGKSFREKKSLIIHQRTHTGEKPFACTDCGKSFGEKKNLIVHQRIHTGEKPFTCMECGKSFRVKTTLRIHECIHTGEKPFTCTECGRSFREKKSLVIHQRIHTGEKPFACTDCGKRFIQRVNLRSHQRIHTGEKPFACMDCGKSFREKATLRIHECIHTGEKPFSCTDCGRSFREKKTLIIHQRTHTGEKPFTCTECCKSFSQKRSLLGHQRIHTGEKPFTCTGCGKSFREKKNLIIHQRIHTGEKPFTCTYCGKNFRAKETLITHQLIHTGEKPFTCNDCGKSFREKKNLIIHQRTHTGEKPFACTDCGKSFGEKKNLIVHQRIHTGEKPFTCMECGKSFRVKTTLRIHECIHTGEKPFTCTECGRSFREKKSLVIHQRIHTGEKPFACTDCGKRFIQRVNLRSHQRIHTGEKPFACMDCGKSFREKATLRIHECIHTGEKPFSCTDCGRSFREKKTLIIHQRTHTGEKPFTCTECCKSFSQKRSLLGHQRIHTGEKPFTCTGCGKSFRQKQHLSRHQCVPKGLGVVLEGVQQKREGPSPAGGPAEAKPFQCGVCEKRFWKERLMLAHQRTHGTPSLQLPPQPGTP
- the LOC136099695 gene encoding uncharacterized protein isoform X3; the protein is MSVTFEDVALYFSPEEWAKLSGCQRQLYREVMLENYEMVASLGWASDKPEIICKMEREETPCVPEPPRDWQRHQSPVAAAVSPGMQRETERVPEGLPEPTALLPGMPNPDVRCQEGSACGQPGGSQMVWVGLPHPSSLPEPQPFRKSQRSPECNKSFKNQMSLDAHVQSHMRERPFHCTDCDKSYIYKQHLLNHQRVHKGEKPFACGDCGKSFKEKSTLITHQRTHTREKPFTCTDCGISFRDNANLRVHQRIHTGERPFACTSCGKRFVRRHHLLRHQCIHTGEKPFTCTECRKSFEAKSNLIVHQHIHTGETPFTCTECGKSFRAKETLITHHHIHNGEKPFACTNCGKRFVQRHHLLNHQLSHTEEKPFSCINCGKNFRGTKSLIMHQRIHTGEKPFTCTYCGKNFRAKETLITHQLIHTGEKPFTCNDCGKSFREKKNLIIHQRTHTGEKPFACTDCGKSFGEKKNLIVHQRIHTGEKPFTCMECGKSFRVKTTLRIHECIHTGEKPFTCTECGRSFREKKSLVIHQRIHTGEKPFTCTYCGKNFRAKETLITHQLIHTGEKPFTCTDCGKSFREKKSLIIHQRTHTGEKPFACTDCGKSFGEKKNLIVHQRIHTGEKPFTCMECGKSFRVKTTLRIHECIHTGEKPFTCTECGRSFREKKSLVIHQRIHTGEKPFACTDCGKRFIQRVNLRSHQRIHTGEKPFACMDCGKSFREKATLRIHECIHTGEKPFSCTDCGRSFREKKTLIIHQRTHTGEKPFTCTECCKSFSQKRSLLGHQRIHTGEKPFTCTGCGKSFREKKNLIIHQRIHTGEKPFTCTYCGKNFRAKETLITHQLIHTGEKPFTCNDCGKSFREKKNLIIHQRTHTGEKPFACTDCGKSFGEKKNLIVHQRIHTGEKPFTCMECGKSFRVKTTLRIHECIHTGEKPFTCTECGRSFREKKSLVIHQRIHTGEKPFACTDCGKRFIQRVNLRSHQRIHTGEKPFACMDCGKSFREKATLRIHECIHTGEKPFSCTDCGRSFREKKTLIIHQRTHTGEKPFTCTECCKSFSQKRSLLGHQRIHTGEKPFTCTGCGKSFRQKQHLSRHQCVPKGLGVVLEGVQQKREGPSPAGGPAEAKPFQCGVCEKRFWKERLMLAHQRTHGTPSLQLPPQPGTP
- the LOC136099695 gene encoding uncharacterized protein isoform X1 is translated as MKMLCLQGPSVLAAPVRLVTGQAPRVESRASRLPLPGSIPAGASISPPRAATRRAPGCCGKMSVTFEDVALYFSPEEWAKLSGCQRQLYREVMLENYEMVASLGWASDKPEIICKMEREETPCVPEPPRDWQRHQSPVAAAVSPGMQRETERVPEGLPEPTALLPGMPNPDVRCQEGSACGQPGGSQMVWVGLPHPSSLPEPQPFRKSQRSPECNKSFKNQMSLDAHVQSHMRERPFHCTDCDKSYIYKQHLLNHQRVHKGEKPFACGDCGKSFKEKSTLITHQRTHTREKPFTCTDCGISFRDNANLRVHQRIHTGERPFACTSCGKRFVRRHHLLRHQCIHTGEKPFTCTECRKSFEAKSNLIVHQHIHTGETPFTCTECGKSFRAKETLITHHHIHNGEKPFACTNCGKRFVQRHHLLNHQLSHTEEKPFSCINCGKNFRGTKSLIMHQRIHTGEKPFTCTYCGKNFRAKETLITHQLIHTGEKPFTCNDCGKSFREKKNLIIHQRTHTGEKPFACTDCGKSFGEKKNLIVHQRIHTGEKPFTCMECGKSFRVKTTLRIHECIHTGEKPFTCTECGRSFREKKSLVIHQRIHTGEKPFTCTYCGKNFRAKETLITHQLIHTGEKPFTCTDCGKSFREKKSLIIHQRTHTGEKPFACTDCGKSFGEKKNLIVHQRIHTGEKPFTCMECGKSFRVKTTLRIHECIHTGEKPFTCTECGRSFREKKSLVIHQRIHTGEKPFACTDCGKRFIQRVNLRSHQRIHTGEKPFACMDCGKSFREKATLRIHECIHTGEKPFSCTDCGRSFREKKTLIIHQRTHTGEKPFTCTECCKSFSQKRSLLGHQRIHTGEKPFTCTGCGKSFREKKNLIIHQRIHTGEKPFTCTYCGKNFRAKETLITHQLIHTGEKPFTCNDCGKSFREKKNLIIHQRTHTGEKPFACTDCGKSFGEKKNLIVHQRIHTGEKPFTCMECGKSFRVKTTLRIHECIHTGEKPFTCTECGRSFREKKSLVIHQRIHTGEKPFACTDCGKRFIQRVNLRSHQRIHTGEKPFACMDCGKSFREKATLRIHECIHTGEKPFSCTDCGRSFREKKTLIIHQRTHTGEKPFTCTECCKSFSQKRSLLGHQRIHTGEKPFTCTGCGKSFRQKQHLSRHQCVPKGLGVVLEGVQQKREGPSPAGGPAEAKPFQCGVCEKRFWKERLMLAHQRTHGTPSLQLPPQPGTP